One part of the Bacteroidales bacterium genome encodes these proteins:
- a CDS encoding cupin domain-containing protein produces MERRNFFITSAILGSMSAMFPSELFATNPDLKEKPGIEPLLLPAMPPLNHNGGMDIRVWVRNSMTNGLYSNVECAVAPKTMGPPPHYHLELDELMYVAEGTASILLGEEVVEVAAGGWHLRPRMIKHTFWNASDKPLRFYDMYFNQPFEVYLEKIFHQFTVENGYIEGSEMKNAAIGKLNEEFGLVFPENAFDEMREIIAKYNLK; encoded by the coding sequence ATGGAACGCAGGAACTTCTTCATAACATCGGCTATATTAGGAAGCATGAGTGCTATGTTTCCTTCAGAATTATTTGCAACAAATCCGGATTTGAAAGAAAAGCCGGGAATTGAACCTTTGTTACTTCCTGCAATGCCTCCACTTAATCATAACGGGGGAATGGATATTCGGGTATGGGTCAGAAATTCAATGACAAATGGATTATATTCCAATGTGGAATGCGCTGTAGCACCTAAAACCATGGGGCCACCACCTCATTACCACCTGGAATTGGATGAACTCATGTATGTAGCCGAGGGCACTGCCAGCATTCTGTTAGGAGAGGAAGTTGTTGAAGTGGCAGCTGGTGGCTGGCATTTGCGTCCCAGGATGATAAAACATACTTTCTGGAATGCGTCTGATAAACCATTAAGATTCTACGACATGTATTTTAACCAGCCTTTTGAGGTATACCTGGAAAAGATTTTTCACCAGTTCACCGTAGAAAACGGATATATTGAAGGGTCGGAGATGAAAAATGCTGCCATTGGAAAGTTGAATGAAGAATTCGGATTGGTTTTTCCTGAAAACGCATTTGATGAAATGAGAGAGATTATAGCAAAATATAATTTAAAATAA